A genomic segment from Lignipirellula cremea encodes:
- the rpsK gene encoding 30S ribosomal protein S11, which translates to MAKGKKRKTRRNVTAGIAHIQATFNNTTVTITDGRGDTLCWASAGTCGFKGSRKSTPFAGQCAAQQAAEKASKFGVREVEVRVKGPGSGRESAITAIQAAGLNVKVIEDVTPIPHNGCRPRKKRRV; encoded by the coding sequence GTGGCCAAAGGGAAGAAGCGGAAAACCCGCCGCAACGTGACAGCGGGTATTGCTCACATTCAGGCGACGTTCAACAACACCACTGTCACCATTACCGATGGTCGCGGAGATACCTTGTGCTGGGCCAGCGCCGGCACCTGCGGCTTCAAGGGCAGCCGGAAAAGCACCCCGTTTGCCGGCCAGTGCGCCGCGCAGCAGGCTGCCGAAAAGGCGTCCAAGTTTGGCGTCCGCGAAGTGGAAGTGCGCGTGAAAGGCCCCGGTTCCGGTCGGGAAAGTGCGATCACTGCGATTCAGGCGGCGGGTTTGAATGTCAAAGTCATTGAAGACGTGACTCCGATCCCGCATAACGGTTGCCGTCCCCGCAAGAAACGCCGCGTGTAG
- a CDS encoding response regulator, which produces MSTKTVFTTGEAAKICKVSQQTIIRCFDNGSLKGFRVPGSRFRRIPRDQLFEFMKINGIPTDALESGKRKVLIVDDEEDLVELLSDVFAKDPRFEIKTANNGFDAGMQVREFRPDLVILDVMLPDINGKEVCQRIRSDDSLEAVKIICISGMVEQDKVADLKNAGANDFMHKPLDVDRLLDRACELLDIERSVTH; this is translated from the coding sequence ATGTCCACCAAGACCGTCTTTACGACTGGGGAAGCAGCGAAGATTTGCAAGGTAAGCCAGCAAACCATTATTCGCTGTTTCGACAACGGTTCGCTCAAAGGGTTTCGCGTACCCGGCAGCCGATTTCGGCGCATCCCTCGCGATCAACTCTTTGAGTTCATGAAGATCAACGGCATCCCGACCGACGCTCTGGAAAGCGGCAAACGGAAAGTGCTGATCGTCGACGACGAAGAAGATCTGGTCGAACTGCTGTCGGATGTTTTCGCCAAAGACCCGCGTTTTGAAATCAAAACCGCCAACAATGGTTTTGACGCCGGCATGCAGGTCCGCGAGTTCCGCCCCGACCTGGTCATTCTCGATGTCATGCTGCCTGATATCAACGGCAAGGAAGTTTGCCAGCGGATTCGCAGCGACGACTCCCTTGAAGCCGTGAAAATCATCTGCATCTCCGGCATGGTCGAGCAGGACAAAGTGGCCGATCTGAAGAACGCCGGCGCCAACGACTTTATGCACAAGCCGTTAGATGTCGATCGTCTGCTGGATCGCGCTTGCGAACTGCTGGACATTGAACGCAGCGTGACCCACTAG
- the rpmJ gene encoding 50S ribosomal protein L36, which yields MKVRASVKRVCENCKIVRRKGTVYVICTNPRHKQRQG from the coding sequence ATGAAAGTACGGGCAAGCGTAAAAAGAGTTTGCGAAAATTGCAAAATCGTTCGTCGCAAAGGCACCGTGTATGTCATCTGCACGAACCCCCGCCACAAACAGCGACAGGGCTAG
- a CDS encoding arylsulfatase, producing MPSAPLTPAPASLVRWRRRLASLLLIGVAVLPSAGTARSVHAAETTRPPNIIFILADDLGYRELGCFGQKRILTPNLDKMARQGMRFTQHYAGNAVCAPSRCVFMTGMHPGHAVIRSNSEVKPEGQLPIPASTQTLAEYLHDRGYATGAFGKWGLGSPGSEGDPVRQGLDRFYGYNCQRHAHSYYPAYLWSNEERVPLKNDPPVPGHGGLDPGADPADPRSYAKYQGVDYAPDHINEQVLKFIRDNKDRPFFCYYPTVIPHVALHVPESALKPYLQLGWKDPPFTRSKGGYTPHFTPRAAYAAMITRLDHYVGNVLKLLDELNLADNTLIVFSSDNGATHLNEEVDVDFFNSVGELRGLKGSLHEGGIRVPTIVRWPGHTPPGSESSLVSGFEDWLPTFAEVAGVEKTPVGIDGMSLAATLQGKKQPPREFLYREFPSYGGQQMVRVGDWKAIRTNLRSGAIHTQLYNLADDPSEKTDLAAEQPDRVAAMELLLKEQHTPSKTFPLPTIDP from the coding sequence ATGCCTTCTGCGCCCCTCACGCCCGCACCCGCTTCCCTCGTCCGCTGGCGACGCCGCCTGGCGTCGCTGCTGCTGATCGGCGTCGCCGTTCTCCCGTCGGCCGGAACGGCAAGAAGCGTGCATGCCGCCGAGACAACGCGACCGCCGAACATCATTTTCATCCTGGCGGATGATCTGGGTTATCGCGAGCTGGGATGCTTTGGGCAGAAGAGGATCCTCACGCCGAATCTTGACAAAATGGCCCGACAAGGGATGCGGTTCACCCAGCACTACGCGGGCAACGCCGTTTGTGCTCCTTCCCGCTGCGTGTTCATGACGGGGATGCACCCGGGGCATGCCGTCATCCGCAGCAACAGCGAAGTCAAACCCGAAGGGCAGCTGCCGATCCCCGCCAGCACACAAACCCTGGCCGAGTATCTGCACGACCGGGGCTACGCGACGGGCGCTTTCGGCAAATGGGGGCTGGGTTCGCCAGGCTCCGAAGGCGATCCGGTCCGCCAGGGGCTCGACCGTTTTTACGGGTACAACTGCCAGCGCCACGCCCATAGCTATTATCCGGCCTATCTCTGGAGCAACGAAGAGCGGGTGCCGCTCAAGAACGATCCGCCCGTGCCCGGTCACGGCGGCCTCGATCCCGGGGCCGACCCGGCCGACCCGCGTAGCTACGCCAAATACCAGGGTGTCGATTATGCGCCGGACCACATCAACGAACAGGTCCTGAAGTTCATTCGCGACAACAAGGACCGTCCCTTCTTCTGCTATTACCCGACCGTCATTCCGCATGTGGCGCTGCATGTGCCCGAGTCGGCCCTCAAGCCGTACCTGCAGCTGGGCTGGAAGGATCCGCCGTTCACCCGCAGCAAAGGCGGTTACACGCCGCACTTTACTCCCCGCGCGGCCTACGCCGCCATGATCACGCGGCTGGATCATTATGTGGGGAACGTGCTGAAGTTACTGGACGAATTGAACCTGGCCGACAACACGCTGATCGTGTTCAGTTCCGACAACGGCGCCACGCATTTGAACGAGGAAGTCGACGTCGACTTTTTTAACAGCGTCGGAGAACTGCGCGGCCTGAAAGGTTCGCTGCATGAAGGCGGCATTCGCGTCCCCACGATTGTCCGCTGGCCCGGACATACGCCGCCGGGATCCGAGAGCAGCCTGGTCAGCGGTTTTGAAGACTGGCTGCCCACCTTCGCGGAAGTCGCCGGCGTCGAGAAGACCCCCGTCGGCATCGACGGCATGAGCCTGGCGGCGACCCTGCAGGGAAAGAAGCAGCCGCCCCGGGAGTTCCTGTATCGCGAGTTCCCCAGCTACGGCGGCCAGCAAATGGTCCGCGTCGGCGACTGGAAAGCGATCCGCACCAATCTGCGTAGCGGCGCGATCCATACCCAGCTGTACAACCTGGCCGACGATCCGAGCGAAAAAACCGACCTGGCCGCCGAGCAGCCTGACCGCGTGGCGGCAATGGAACTGCTATTGAAAGAGCAGCATACGCCGTCGAAGACGTTCCCCCTGCCGACCATCGATCCCTAA
- a CDS encoding DUF1552 domain-containing protein produces the protein MPTNRRQFLQSSALAAGALTMTPSLAALQAASASDIGPRRFIFIRKSNGIRPQEVALPTFSEAEKKQDDNKQPLEVDLHHHELPPWLRELEGDKQQMAILQGLSCKMSENGHWSYSSVMGAFKSGRNSLSGIKRATIDFELARLFPSPFGHVELSLTGNYSTFRTGIVAGYSAPGPHQRNYCYADPQTAYNELFKSVTDPGAVDSDNAMLAFLEGEELVKASVLGGYEKLKLSNHIASLEEIQGRNKQLKSLSAVIRQHLPEIAPVHAGGGPNASTPEKQQAMTDILTAALATGLTNVVTYTIDELSTPIKGIPGNESDHISIHELGHNGGYSGVSAEKIREKIRVGHVRQIRTIIDKLKAIPEGNGNMFDNTVILYFPENGETHHSQGVEAPVVVMAGDNCRLNMLGRYIRLPHHGTEGHKTIGNWYTTLLNAYGNPIEHYGDLDLEMSRKKLDQTGAIRQFLGQIG, from the coding sequence ATGCCGACCAACCGACGACAGTTTCTGCAGAGCTCCGCCCTGGCCGCCGGAGCGCTGACGATGACGCCTTCGCTGGCCGCCCTGCAGGCGGCTTCCGCCAGCGATATCGGCCCGCGCCGGTTCATTTTCATCCGCAAATCCAACGGGATCCGCCCCCAGGAAGTCGCCCTGCCGACCTTCAGCGAAGCAGAGAAAAAGCAGGACGATAACAAACAGCCGCTGGAAGTCGACCTGCACCATCACGAACTGCCCCCGTGGCTGCGGGAGCTGGAAGGCGACAAGCAGCAGATGGCCATCCTGCAGGGCCTGTCCTGCAAAATGAGCGAGAACGGCCACTGGTCGTACTCCTCTGTCATGGGCGCTTTCAAGTCCGGACGAAACTCTCTCAGCGGGATCAAGCGCGCCACGATCGACTTTGAGCTGGCCCGCCTTTTCCCGTCGCCGTTTGGCCATGTGGAACTCTCGCTGACCGGCAATTACAGCACTTTCCGCACCGGTATTGTGGCCGGCTATTCGGCTCCCGGGCCGCACCAGCGCAATTACTGTTACGCCGATCCGCAGACCGCCTATAACGAACTGTTCAAATCCGTAACCGACCCCGGCGCCGTCGACTCGGACAACGCCATGCTGGCCTTCCTCGAAGGGGAAGAGCTCGTCAAAGCCAGTGTCCTGGGCGGCTACGAGAAACTCAAACTCAGCAACCACATCGCCTCCCTGGAAGAAATCCAGGGGCGAAACAAACAGCTCAAAAGCCTCTCGGCCGTGATTCGCCAGCACCTGCCCGAGATCGCACCCGTGCACGCCGGCGGCGGACCCAACGCGAGCACGCCCGAGAAACAGCAGGCCATGACCGACATCCTGACGGCGGCCCTGGCGACCGGGCTGACCAATGTCGTGACCTACACCATCGACGAGCTGTCGACGCCCATCAAAGGCATCCCTGGCAACGAGAGCGACCACATCTCAATCCATGAGCTCGGCCACAACGGCGGCTACAGCGGCGTGTCCGCCGAGAAAATCCGCGAGAAGATCCGCGTCGGCCATGTCCGCCAGATCAGGACGATCATCGACAAACTCAAGGCCATCCCCGAAGGGAACGGCAACATGTTCGATAACACGGTCATCCTCTACTTCCCGGAAAACGGCGAAACCCACCACAGCCAGGGCGTCGAGGCGCCGGTGGTCGTCATGGCGGGCGACAACTGCCGCTTGAACATGCTCGGCCGCTACATCCGCCTGCCCCACCACGGAACCGAAGGCCATAAAACCATCGGCAACTGGTACACCACGCTGCTCAACGCTTACGGTAACCCGATCGAACACTACGGTGATCTCGATCTGGAAATGTCGCGCAAGAAACTGGACCAGACCGGGGCGATCAGGCAATTCCTGGGGCAGATCGGCTGA
- a CDS encoding DUF1588 domain-containing protein: MLRICCLLALALTSLSSAHAGENASAAAVVSTSTGSVPANVQSVLASRCFDCHNADTTEGEVRLDNFAALDHDARLELMNRAQEQLFFGRMPPEDADQPAKAERELLAGWLSTELKRFGASKLEEKLQTPEYGNYVDHDLLFSGEYAELAPFTYDRRWLISEYIFDAKFNRLLNHTAPLTIDGKRQYMIGSNNRRVNLTNPFLLPTNSGVRYYANETLGGGHLLTMLTNAKEAATHMMYQAGRDTRYAPAISAVMALENQHKATLASREKFLNTHIERVLQDLYQEQHASLLPEFVRVEVPEPITTDGDTKKAPFHAANPGQDELALIFHSMRRHHQAGQSDAQLIEKCEREWFNFGHNERKIQARITFLNNYMEEWRGQIRQHRYEEKHRIVEYRPLEESEMQAVTQTLLQHRQPGDRFDALIRQCMAQWTAEFEQARIEAGPPGKELTTELVEQLFVKILERSPTPEETSEYVALTDTYIRSLGNQPAIEKLIQTLILNTEFVYRYEFGQGPADEHGRRLLSPRDMSYAIAYALTDSSPDAELAEAAATGRLNTRADYEREVRRLLARRDQYYVIDESVHHVNDIANFTTMPIRELRFFRDFFGYPKLLSIFKDNKRFGANYDAARQRLVTEADRLVEHLVEQDRDVFGQLLTTDKFYVFHSGDNAAMQASADRIRKIYDYFKDKDWQNFEVDDLALHKEFIGEVKMRGIDVNRLAPGGRYNPLGAFKTQMESFTLRLDKGQTAATPYNSFPAHGMANASSRYGGRLQSPEVASFFNIDLANWNYPAVQPARMEHRKGLLTHPAWLIAHAQNTETDPIHRGKWVQEKLLAGSIPDVPITVDAAIPEDPHHTLRHRLEAKTNVQYCWKCHQKMNPLGLPFEMYDDFGRYRTEERLEYPENLVQKVKDKGAPHEDLRDIYKTLPVDPRGHLTGTGDASLDGEVTDALDLIDRLSRSDRVRQSMIRYAFRYFLGRNEMLSDSQTLIDADRAYQESGGSFDTLVVSLLTSDSFIYRKAPGN, from the coding sequence ATGCTTCGTATCTGCTGTTTGCTCGCCCTGGCGTTGACGAGTCTCTCGTCGGCGCATGCGGGTGAGAACGCGTCTGCTGCGGCGGTTGTCTCGACATCAACCGGCAGCGTTCCTGCCAACGTGCAGTCGGTCCTCGCCAGCCGCTGCTTCGATTGCCACAATGCGGATACCACCGAGGGCGAGGTGCGCCTCGACAATTTCGCCGCGCTGGACCACGATGCTCGCCTGGAACTGATGAACCGCGCCCAGGAGCAGCTCTTCTTTGGCCGGATGCCGCCAGAGGACGCCGACCAGCCCGCCAAGGCGGAACGGGAACTGCTGGCCGGCTGGCTTTCGACCGAGCTCAAGCGATTCGGCGCCTCCAAGTTAGAGGAGAAACTCCAGACGCCCGAGTACGGCAACTACGTGGACCACGACCTGCTATTTTCCGGCGAATACGCCGAGCTTGCGCCCTTCACCTATGACCGCCGGTGGTTGATCAGCGAATACATCTTCGACGCCAAATTCAATCGCCTGCTCAACCACACCGCTCCGCTGACCATTGACGGCAAGCGGCAGTACATGATCGGCAGCAACAACCGCCGGGTAAATCTGACCAACCCGTTCCTGCTGCCGACGAACTCCGGCGTACGCTACTACGCCAACGAAACCCTCGGCGGCGGGCACCTGCTGACCATGCTGACCAACGCCAAAGAGGCGGCGACCCACATGATGTACCAGGCCGGTCGTGACACGCGTTACGCCCCGGCAATCAGCGCCGTGATGGCGCTGGAGAACCAGCACAAGGCGACCCTCGCCTCGCGGGAGAAGTTTCTCAACACGCACATCGAACGGGTGCTGCAGGACCTCTACCAGGAGCAGCACGCGTCCCTGCTGCCCGAGTTTGTCCGTGTCGAGGTTCCCGAACCGATCACGACCGACGGCGACACCAAAAAGGCGCCGTTCCACGCCGCCAACCCGGGACAGGACGAACTCGCCCTGATCTTCCACTCCATGCGTCGCCATCACCAGGCCGGCCAAAGCGACGCGCAGCTGATTGAAAAGTGCGAACGGGAATGGTTCAACTTTGGCCACAACGAGCGGAAAATCCAGGCCCGCATCACCTTCCTGAACAACTACATGGAAGAATGGCGCGGCCAGATCAGGCAGCATCGCTATGAGGAAAAGCACCGCATCGTGGAGTACCGGCCCCTCGAAGAATCCGAGATGCAGGCCGTCACGCAAACACTGCTTCAGCATCGCCAGCCGGGCGACCGCTTCGACGCCCTCATCCGCCAGTGCATGGCCCAGTGGACGGCCGAATTCGAACAGGCCCGGATCGAAGCCGGCCCGCCTGGCAAGGAGCTCACGACCGAGCTCGTCGAACAACTGTTCGTCAAGATCCTGGAACGTTCGCCCACGCCGGAAGAAACAAGCGAATACGTCGCGCTGACGGATACCTACATCCGCAGCCTGGGCAATCAGCCGGCGATCGAGAAACTGATCCAGACGCTGATCCTCAATACCGAGTTTGTCTACCGCTACGAATTCGGCCAGGGCCCCGCAGACGAACACGGCCGCCGGCTCCTGTCCCCCCGCGACATGAGCTACGCGATCGCCTACGCCTTGACCGACAGCAGTCCCGATGCGGAACTGGCGGAAGCGGCGGCCACCGGCCGGCTGAACACGCGCGCCGACTACGAGCGTGAGGTCCGCCGCCTGCTGGCCCGGCGGGACCAGTACTACGTGATCGACGAATCGGTCCACCACGTGAACGACATCGCCAACTTCACTACGATGCCGATTCGCGAACTCCGTTTCTTCCGCGACTTTTTCGGCTACCCAAAGCTGCTGTCGATCTTCAAGGATAACAAGCGTTTTGGCGCCAACTACGATGCGGCCCGGCAGCGGCTCGTCACCGAGGCCGATCGGCTGGTCGAGCATCTGGTCGAACAGGACCGGGACGTCTTTGGCCAGCTGCTCACGACCGACAAATTCTACGTCTTCCACTCCGGCGATAACGCGGCCATGCAGGCGTCCGCCGATCGCATCCGCAAGATCTACGACTACTTCAAAGACAAAGACTGGCAGAACTTCGAGGTCGACGATCTGGCCCTGCACAAAGAGTTCATCGGGGAAGTCAAAATGCGCGGCATCGACGTCAATCGCCTGGCGCCGGGAGGACGCTACAACCCGCTCGGTGCGTTCAAGACGCAGATGGAAAGCTTCACGCTCCGGCTCGACAAAGGCCAGACCGCAGCGACGCCCTATAATTCCTTCCCGGCCCACGGCATGGCCAATGCAAGCTCCCGTTACGGCGGTCGCCTGCAGAGCCCCGAAGTCGCCAGTTTCTTCAATATCGACCTCGCTAACTGGAACTACCCGGCAGTCCAGCCCGCCCGGATGGAGCACCGCAAAGGGCTGCTCACGCACCCGGCCTGGTTGATCGCGCACGCCCAGAACACCGAGACTGACCCGATCCATCGCGGCAAATGGGTGCAAGAGAAACTGCTGGCCGGCTCCATTCCCGATGTGCCGATCACGGTCGACGCGGCGATTCCCGAAGACCCCCACCATACGCTCCGCCATCGCCTGGAAGCCAAGACGAACGTGCAATACTGCTGGAAGTGCCATCAAAAGATGAACCCGCTGGGACTGCCGTTTGAGATGTACGACGATTTCGGTCGATACCGCACCGAAGAACGCCTGGAGTACCCCGAAAATCTCGTTCAGAAGGTCAAGGACAAAGGGGCTCCCCACGAAGACCTCCGCGACATCTACAAGACCCTGCCCGTCGATCCGCGCGGCCATCTCACCGGCACAGGGGACGCCAGTCTCGACGGCGAAGTTACCGACGCCCTGGACCTGATCGATCGCCTTTCCCGCTCGGATCGCGTCCGCCAGTCGATGATTCGTTACGCGTTTCGCTACTTCCTCGGAAGGAATGAGATGCTGTCCGATTCCCAGACCCTGATCGACGCCGACCGGGCGTACCAGGAAAGCGGCGGCAGCTTCGACACTCTTGTCGTGTCGCTCCTCACTTCCGATTCCTTTATCTACCGCAAGGCGCCAGGAAACTAA
- a CDS encoding DUF6655 family protein has translation MRNPFLPVLMIGLAIGLLGCGTTNSRKATQQLILSSAVDRSVSRLDFSPMRNKKVYLDASYVQQIKGDNFVNSEYIISSIRQQVLASGCLLQESRNDADIIIEARVGALGADDHDLTFGVPASSGLSTAASMLPGAPAIPAIPEISVGKRYDQMGAAKIAAFAYDRTTRKPVWQSGVVSTQSTARDFWVMGAGPFHNGSIYDGMTFAGDKVRLPLISDNEIGDDTYEENLDRYNDEIVFGPKPKRTAPEVLVDYQEELGGLLPVGLAPTKASPRPASPPAVAKEKKP, from the coding sequence ATGAGAAATCCTTTCCTGCCTGTTCTTATGATCGGTCTGGCGATCGGATTGTTGGGTTGCGGCACGACCAATAGCCGCAAAGCGACCCAGCAGTTGATTCTGTCGAGCGCGGTGGATCGCTCGGTATCGCGGCTTGATTTTTCGCCTATGCGAAACAAGAAGGTCTATCTGGACGCATCCTATGTGCAGCAGATCAAAGGCGATAACTTCGTCAACTCCGAATACATCATCAGCTCGATCCGACAGCAGGTGCTGGCGTCGGGTTGTCTCTTACAGGAGTCGCGCAATGATGCTGACATTATTATTGAAGCGCGCGTAGGAGCCCTGGGAGCCGACGACCATGATTTGACGTTTGGCGTGCCCGCTAGCAGCGGTCTGAGTACGGCCGCTTCCATGCTGCCTGGCGCCCCTGCCATTCCGGCGATTCCGGAAATCTCCGTCGGCAAACGCTACGACCAGATGGGCGCCGCCAAGATCGCTGCCTTTGCTTATGACCGTACGACCCGCAAGCCGGTCTGGCAGTCGGGGGTCGTTTCTACTCAGAGCACGGCGCGCGACTTCTGGGTGATGGGGGCTGGCCCCTTTCATAATGGTTCGATCTACGACGGGATGACTTTCGCCGGCGACAAGGTCCGACTGCCGCTGATCTCGGATAACGAAATCGGCGACGATACCTATGAAGAAAACCTCGACCGCTACAACGATGAAATCGTATTCGGCCCGAAGCCCAAACGGACGGCGCCCGAGGTGCTGGTCGACTACCAGGAAGAACTGGGTGGCCTGCTGCCTGTTGGTTTAGCGCCGACGAAAGCCTCTCCCCGACCTGCTTCCCCGCCCGCCGTCGCCAAAGAGAAGAAACCTTAG
- the rpsM gene encoding 30S ribosomal protein S13, which translates to MPRLLGVDIPNDKHTWVSLTYLHGVGPHVARELCHKAGIDPTRAARELQDDEVGRLAALLERDYTVEGPLRRSVNQSIARLRDISCYRGLRHRRGLPVRGQRTRTNARTRKGPKKTVAGKKGVKDMR; encoded by the coding sequence ATGCCGCGTTTACTTGGTGTTGACATTCCGAATGACAAGCATACCTGGGTCTCTTTGACCTATTTGCATGGTGTCGGACCGCATGTCGCGCGGGAGTTGTGTCATAAAGCGGGCATCGACCCGACCCGTGCGGCTCGTGAGCTGCAGGACGACGAAGTCGGTCGTCTGGCCGCTCTGCTGGAACGGGATTACACCGTCGAAGGCCCTTTACGGCGTTCGGTCAACCAGTCGATTGCCCGCCTGCGGGATATTTCCTGCTATCGCGGACTGCGACATCGCCGTGGCCTGCCCGTTCGCGGTCAGCGCACCCGCACCAACGCTCGCACTCGGAAGGGCCCGAAAAAGACGGTCGCCGGGAAAAAGGGCGTCAAGGACATGCGTTAA
- a CDS encoding sensor histidine kinase, producing the protein MYALPCPRAEGLLAPLSPAAATDWMLALLLAPSDVATQRLAERLQRDPALSLWALRSVAPACCASATFNALAEHLLASGPAALASLTAAAAPLPDAVVMAWADWLDQAAAVQHLLAAQGEPLAQTPACFLLLARNAPGFDETEDLPTGCLDTEPPPDWPQKLQFAQQQLGDNDQENTAVQAALRHASQCRNQFLARSPDAVPALRSLAEKLRERDRLRQDFAQQLEQEKLKAMKELAYGASHEINNPLANIATRAQMLLREETDPERRRKLATINSQAFRAHEMIANMMLFAHPPQLEPETFDLRAVIDQVLKELSPEADRQQIELEQNPRGEPLLLTGDKTHLAASLKALGQNALEAIGSTGRVVYSAQSTLDAAGDYGCEICVVDTGPGIPPEVRRHLFDPFYSGREAGRGLGFGLSKCWRVVELHGGRIEVETDRPEGAAFRIWLPLPPPENGQTAAPPADVH; encoded by the coding sequence ATGTATGCTTTGCCTTGCCCCCGTGCGGAAGGTTTGCTGGCGCCCCTGTCTCCCGCCGCCGCGACCGATTGGATGCTAGCATTGCTGTTAGCCCCCAGCGACGTCGCGACCCAGCGGCTGGCCGAACGCCTGCAGCGGGATCCAGCGCTGTCGCTTTGGGCGCTGCGAAGCGTTGCGCCTGCCTGCTGCGCTTCTGCGACGTTCAACGCTTTGGCGGAACATCTGCTGGCATCGGGTCCGGCTGCCTTGGCGTCTCTGACTGCCGCCGCGGCTCCTCTTCCGGACGCGGTCGTCATGGCCTGGGCCGACTGGCTGGATCAGGCCGCCGCGGTGCAGCACCTGCTGGCCGCCCAGGGCGAACCTCTCGCACAGACGCCCGCCTGCTTTCTTCTGCTGGCCCGCAATGCGCCCGGCTTTGACGAAACAGAAGACTTGCCGACCGGCTGTCTCGACACCGAACCGCCGCCCGACTGGCCCCAGAAACTGCAGTTCGCCCAGCAGCAACTGGGCGACAACGACCAGGAGAATACAGCCGTCCAGGCAGCCCTGCGTCATGCGTCGCAATGCCGCAACCAGTTCCTGGCCCGTTCACCCGACGCTGTCCCAGCGCTGCGCTCCCTCGCGGAGAAACTGCGGGAGCGCGACCGACTGCGGCAGGATTTTGCGCAGCAGCTGGAGCAGGAAAAACTCAAGGCCATGAAAGAACTGGCCTACGGAGCCAGCCACGAAATCAATAACCCGCTCGCCAACATCGCCACCCGGGCGCAAATGCTGCTGCGCGAAGAAACCGATCCTGAGCGCCGCCGGAAACTGGCCACCATCAACAGCCAGGCGTTCCGCGCGCACGAGATGATCGCCAATATGATGCTCTTCGCCCATCCGCCCCAGCTGGAACCGGAAACCTTCGACCTCAGGGCGGTGATCGACCAGGTCCTGAAAGAACTCTCGCCGGAAGCAGACCGACAACAGATCGAACTGGAACAAAACCCCCGCGGCGAACCGCTGCTGCTGACAGGCGACAAAACGCACTTGGCTGCCTCCCTCAAGGCGCTCGGCCAGAACGCGCTGGAAGCGATCGGCTCCACCGGCCGGGTCGTTTACTCGGCCCAATCCACGCTCGATGCGGCCGGCGACTACGGATGCGAAATCTGCGTCGTCGACACCGGGCCTGGCATCCCGCCCGAGGTGCGGCGCCATCTGTTCGATCCGTTCTATTCGGGTCGCGAAGCCGGTCGCGGACTGGGCTTTGGTCTTTCCAAATGCTGGCGCGTAGTCGAACTGCATGGCGGTCGGATCGAAGTCGAAACCGACCGCCCCGAGGGGGCCGCCTTCCGCATCTGGCTGCCGCTTCCTCCCCCGGAGAACGGCCAAACTGCCGCCCCGCCGGCCGACGTTCACTGA